The following are from one region of the Novosphingobium humi genome:
- the bcsD gene encoding cellulose biosynthesis protein BcsD: MDDMPLPPLTSDRGLAVIAALAVSEIFANAGKEQAQGFFRAVGQRLARQNPIPAMRDLRELQGAVNAVWSRVGLGEAEITLDLQGVLIHHHDAPATIPYDPDFHWGAALPALLLGAYDGWMRAMGSPDALQTRLLSCADNIIEIRHGAEIDAR; this comes from the coding sequence ATGGACGATATGCCTTTGCCGCCGTTGACCTCGGATCGCGGACTGGCGGTGATCGCGGCGCTGGCCGTATCGGAAATCTTTGCCAATGCGGGCAAGGAGCAGGCGCAGGGTTTTTTCCGCGCCGTAGGCCAGCGTCTGGCGCGGCAGAACCCGATCCCGGCCATGCGCGACCTGCGCGAGCTTCAGGGCGCGGTCAATGCGGTCTGGTCGCGCGTCGGGCTGGGCGAGGCGGAGATCACGCTCGATCTTCAGGGCGTGCTGATCCATCATCACGATGCCCCCGCCACCATCCCCTATGATCCCGATTTCCACTGGGGCGCGGCCTTGCCGGCGCTCTTGCTGGGGGCCTATGATGGCTGGATGCGCGCCATGGGCAGCCCCGACGCGTTGCAGACCCGCCTGTTGTCCTGCGCGGACAACATCATTGAAATCCGCCATGGCGCAGAGATTGATGCAAGATAA
- a CDS encoding glycosyl hydrolase family 8: MQDKTMLFDRRHMLMAASAALMVGCSRKGEGKSVTPEGTGGGQRPMDSQKPIDAPKNLDGMWTSFRQIYLDASGRIVDTGNGGISHTEGQGYGMLMAATLGDRPAFEAMYNWTQAHLARADVALYSWRFDPRSNNPVADPNNATDGDLLIALALARAARRWGVAAWEARSRQIRQAIREHLVIARGGQHYLMPGIAGFDLGDRLMINPSYFIFPALDAFAALDGAGTWGPVIATCENLLRKARFGAHNLPTDWVVVGADGTPQPAPDKPPQFGFDAVRVALYAVAARRAALVAPIADYWRGKQAAGQPIPAWVDVWSGAEAPFPLSPGGRNIVQRTLNQPLKTEALAQDYYGCVLQLLARHLR; encoded by the coding sequence ATGCAAGATAAAACCATGTTGTTCGACCGCCGCCATATGCTGATGGCCGCCAGCGCCGCCCTGATGGTGGGCTGTTCGCGCAAGGGCGAGGGCAAATCGGTGACCCCGGAAGGGACAGGCGGCGGGCAAAGGCCGATGGACAGCCAAAAGCCAATCGACGCACCAAAGAACCTGGACGGCATGTGGACCAGCTTTCGCCAGATCTATCTGGATGCCTCGGGGCGGATCGTGGACACCGGCAATGGCGGGATCAGCCATACCGAGGGTCAGGGCTACGGCATGCTGATGGCCGCGACCCTGGGCGACCGGCCGGCCTTCGAGGCCATGTACAACTGGACGCAGGCCCATCTGGCCCGCGCCGATGTGGCGCTTTATTCATGGCGCTTTGATCCGCGTTCGAACAATCCTGTGGCCGACCCCAACAATGCCACCGATGGCGACCTGCTGATCGCGCTGGCTCTGGCGCGGGCGGCGCGGCGCTGGGGCGTGGCGGCATGGGAGGCGCGCTCGCGCCAGATCCGGCAGGCGATCCGCGAGCATCTGGTGATCGCGCGCGGGGGCCAGCATTATCTGATGCCCGGTATTGCCGGTTTCGATCTGGGCGACCGGCTGATGATCAACCCGTCCTATTTCATCTTTCCCGCGCTTGATGCCTTTGCCGCGCTGGATGGTGCGGGCACATGGGGCCCGGTGATCGCCACCTGCGAAAACCTGCTGCGCAAGGCGCGGTTCGGCGCGCATAATCTGCCCACCGACTGGGTGGTGGTGGGGGCCGACGGCACGCCCCAGCCCGCGCCGGACAAGCCGCCGCAATTCGGTTTTGATGCGGTACGTGTGGCGCTCTATGCGGTGGCGGCGCGGCGCGCGGCGCTGGTCGCCCCGATTGCCGATTACTGGCGGGGCAAACAGGCCGCGGGCCAGCCGATCCCGGCCTGGGTCGATGTCTGGTCGGGGGCCGAGGCGCCCTTCCCGCTCTCGCCGGGCGGGCGCAACATCGTCCAGCGCACCCTGAACCAGCCGTTGAAGACCGAGGCGCTGGCCCAGGATTATTACGGCTGCGTGCTGCAATTGCTGGCGCGCCATCTGCGCTGA
- a CDS encoding GNAT family N-acetyltransferase, translating into MTAPLTPRPVTLNTEALRFEMPIEEGALAFCTYRQDAGGAYHLLHAEVPPAFEGRGIGGALAKGVFELARAQGLKLVPRCSFMVAWAARHPEYGDVLAPR; encoded by the coding sequence ATGACCGCCCCCCTTACGCCCAGACCCGTCACGCTGAACACAGAAGCCCTGCGTTTCGAGATGCCGATCGAGGAAGGCGCCCTGGCCTTCTGCACCTATCGGCAGGATGCGGGCGGCGCCTATCACCTGCTCCATGCCGAGGTTCCTCCCGCCTTTGAGGGGCGCGGGATCGGCGGGGCGCTGGCGAAAGGCGTGTTTGAATTGGCGCGGGCGCAGGGGTTGAAGCTGGTGCCGCGCTGTTCGTTCATGGTGGCATGGGCCGCGCGCCATCCCGAATACGGGGATGTTCTGGCGCCGCGATAG
- a CDS encoding CsbD family protein codes for MGSVSDRISGATNSLVGKAKEAIGKETGDPKLAAEGAAQDAKGKIQTAAGKAKAAIGE; via the coding sequence ATGGGTTCTGTCAGCGATCGCATTTCGGGCGCCACCAACTCGCTGGTCGGCAAGGCAAAGGAAGCCATCGGCAAGGAAACGGGCGATCCCAAGCTGGCCGCCGAGGGCGCGGCGCAGGACGCCAAGGGCAAGATCCAGACCGCCGCCGGCAAGGCCAAGGCCGCCATCGGCGAATAA
- a CDS encoding sensor histidine kinase encodes MVLDLRAPIALRGKWIGMILLGFVALAGIVGSAAILMTMNQRQMDGVAHAYQVERQVSAMRVSLLRIDSFRRKRDIERRADELKTYRTRLESAIASFRTLTSDNPRQQARVPLLEALQAQVLLDVGAITKKEFGESIRVEDPLGMLDVLTRAMQDEELRLQRFRSEEMRRIQYGFYVVLGAAGLLLIVVGLLTFVSLRRFTRDLVNSRQALRDANAGLELAVQERTADLKRANGELQRFAYIVSHDLRSPLVNVMGFTSELELATKRLGEMLVEARRTRPETLSPGTDELIEQDLPEAIHFIRTSTQKMDRLINAILQLSRQGSRALTPTWLDMNRLLDDVVESMKMRAEQAGAQIIIAPDQPEIYCDRVAIEQILSNLIENAIKYRQPDRPPVIRITGKRIGSHAEFRVADNGRGIDPRDFERVFDLFRRSGAQDQPGEGIGLANVRALVYRLGGSILLESELGVGSTFILSIPLHYSEEQSQVS; translated from the coding sequence ATGGTGCTGGACCTGCGCGCCCCCATTGCGTTGCGCGGCAAATGGATCGGCATGATCCTGCTGGGCTTTGTCGCGCTGGCCGGGATCGTGGGTTCGGCCGCGATCCTGATGACGATGAACCAGCGCCAGATGGACGGCGTGGCCCATGCCTATCAGGTCGAGCGGCAGGTTTCGGCCATGCGCGTGTCGCTGCTGCGGATCGACAGTTTCCGGCGCAAGCGGGACATCGAGCGGCGCGCCGACGAGTTGAAGACCTATCGCACCAGGCTGGAAAGCGCGATCGCCAGCTTTCGCACGCTGACCAGCGACAACCCCCGGCAGCAGGCCCGCGTGCCCTTGCTCGAAGCCCTGCAGGCGCAGGTCCTGCTGGATGTGGGCGCGATCACCAAGAAGGAATTCGGCGAATCGATCCGCGTCGAGGACCCGCTGGGCATGCTCGACGTGCTGACCCGCGCAATGCAGGACGAGGAATTGCGCCTGCAGCGGTTTCGCAGCGAAGAAATGCGCCGGATCCAGTATGGCTTTTATGTCGTGCTGGGCGCGGCGGGGCTGCTGCTGATTGTGGTGGGGCTGCTCACTTTTGTCAGCCTGCGCCGGTTCACCCGCGATCTGGTCAATTCGCGTCAGGCGCTGCGCGACGCCAACGCCGGGCTGGAATTGGCCGTGCAGGAGCGCACCGCCGATCTCAAACGCGCCAATGGCGAGCTTCAGCGCTTTGCCTATATCGTCAGCCATGATCTGCGCTCGCCGCTGGTCAATGTGATGGGGTTTACCTCGGAACTGGAACTGGCCACCAAGCGGCTGGGCGAAATGCTGGTCGAAGCGCGCCGCACCCGCCCCGAAACGCTGTCTCCCGGCACGGACGAGCTGATCGAGCAGGATTTGCCTGAGGCGATCCATTTCATCCGCACATCGACGCAAAAGATGGACCGGCTGATCAACGCCATCCTCCAGCTCTCGCGTCAGGGCAGCCGGGCGCTGACCCCGACCTGGCTGGACATGAACCGGCTGCTGGACGATGTGGTCGAAAGCATGAAGATGCGCGCCGAACAGGCCGGGGCGCAGATCATCATCGCCCCGGATCAGCCCGAGATCTATTGCGACCGGGTGGCGATCGAACAGATCCTGTCCAACCTGATCGAAAATGCGATCAAATACCGCCAGCCCGACCGGCCGCCCGTCATCCGTATCACCGGCAAGCGCATCGGCAGCCATGCCGAATTCCGTGTGGCCGACAATGGGCGCGGCATCGACCCGCGCGATTTCGAGCGGGTGTTCGACCTGTTCCGCCGATCGGGCGCCCAGGATCAGCCCGGCGAAGGCATTGGACTGGCGAATGTCCGCGCGCTGGTTTATCGTTTGGGCGGGTCGATCCTGCTCGAATCCGAACTGGGTGTCGGGTCGACATTCATTCTGTCGATCCCCCTCCATTACTCCGAGGAACAGAGTCAGGTTTCATGA
- a CDS encoding response regulator → MSNPLPVTIIMIEDDLGHARLIEKNIRRAGISNHITHFDNGTAALEFLFNPASDPARHGPVLILLDLNLPDMSGTAILSRIKENPRLHRTPVVVLTTTDDKVEIQRCYDLGCNVYITKPVNYESFADAIRQLGLFLSVIQIPESGG, encoded by the coding sequence ATGAGCAATCCATTGCCTGTCACGATTATCATGATCGAGGACGATCTGGGCCACGCGCGCCTGATCGAAAAGAACATCCGTCGCGCCGGGATTTCCAACCACATCACCCATTTCGACAATGGCACGGCGGCGCTGGAATTCCTGTTCAACCCGGCCAGCGATCCGGCGCGGCACGGTCCGGTGCTGATCCTGCTCGACCTCAACCTGCCCGACATGAGCGGGACGGCGATCCTTTCGCGGATCAAGGAAAACCCCCGTTTGCACCGCACCCCGGTCGTCGTGCTGACCACCACCGATGACAAGGTGGAGATCCAGCGCTGTTATGATCTGGGCTGCAATGTCTATATCACCAAGCCGGTCAATTATGAGAGTTTTGCCGACGCCATCCGCCAGTTGGGCCTGTTTCTCTCGGTCATTCAAATTCCGGAAAGCGGGGGCTGA
- a CDS encoding histidine kinase dimerization/phosphoacceptor domain -containing protein: MPLSESRILYIDDDEGLCRLAKRHLERMGCELTYALSGAQGIELARATSFDLVALDHIMPGMGGLETLELLMALPSPPGVIYVTGSDETGVAVAALKAGAVDYVVKTGSGDFFELLTSTLHQAAATLRLRQQKEQVEQQLRETNAQLEALLHEMNHRVANSLQMVSSLVSLQSRRATGQEARAMLQDVRHRIQAIGRIHRQLYTGESYHAVNMRDYLEGMARDLAGTFSSENIRRSIKVMAQDASLPAATAVTLGVLVNELVSNACKYAYGREESGEVRIRFDLEGEDGYHLRVEDDGVGLGEDHGPQGTGLGSQIVTAMARSLGAIHSFSSPGKGLQVDIHRAPSAPKQAGPSANGQDG, encoded by the coding sequence ATGCCGCTGTCTGAATCGCGCATCCTCTATATCGACGATGACGAGGGTCTGTGTCGTCTGGCCAAGCGCCACCTTGAAAGGATGGGCTGCGAGCTGACCTATGCGCTTTCGGGCGCGCAGGGGATCGAGCTGGCCCGCGCAACATCTTTCGATCTGGTCGCGCTGGATCATATCATGCCGGGCATGGGGGGGCTGGAAACGCTCGAACTGCTGATGGCGCTGCCTTCGCCGCCGGGGGTGATTTATGTGACCGGCTCGGATGAGACGGGCGTGGCGGTGGCCGCGCTCAAGGCAGGCGCGGTCGATTATGTGGTCAAGACCGGCAGCGGCGATTTCTTCGAATTGCTGACCAGCACGCTGCATCAGGCGGCGGCCACCCTGCGCCTGCGCCAGCAGAAAGAGCAGGTCGAACAGCAATTGCGCGAAACCAATGCGCAACTGGAGGCGCTGCTGCATGAAATGAACCATCGCGTGGCCAACAGCCTGCAGATGGTCTCCTCGCTGGTCAGCCTGCAATCGCGCCGCGCCACCGGACAGGAGGCCCGCGCCATGCTCCAGGATGTGCGCCACCGCATTCAGGCGATCGGCCGCATCCACCGCCAGCTTTACACCGGCGAGAGCTATCACGCGGTCAACATGCGCGATTATCTGGAAGGCATGGCGCGCGATCTGGCGGGTACTTTCTCCAGCGAGAATATCCGCCGCTCGATCAAGGTGATGGCGCAGGATGCCTCGCTGCCTGCGGCCACGGCGGTGACGCTGGGCGTGCTGGTCAATGAGCTGGTCAGCAATGCCTGCAAATATGCCTATGGCCGCGAGGAATCGGGCGAGGTGCGCATCCGTTTCGATCTGGAAGGCGAGGACGGCTACCACCTGCGGGTGGAGGATGACGGTGTGGGGCTGGGCGAAGACCACGGCCCCCAAGGCACCGGGCTGGGCTCACAGATTGTGACCGCGATGGCGCGCTCGCTGGGCGCCATACACAGTTTCTCCAGCCCCGGAAAAGGCTTGCAGGTCGATATCCACCGGGCGCCCTCCGCCCCGAAACAGGCCGGGCCATCCGCCAACGGGCAAGACGGCTGA